One window of Oreochromis niloticus isolate F11D_XX linkage group LG23, O_niloticus_UMD_NMBU, whole genome shotgun sequence genomic DNA carries:
- the LOC100701074 gene encoding multidrug resistance-associated protein 4, with translation MTMEVTSTGGSHNPLATASFFSRVFLCWLTPLLQLGQKRRLEENDMYSILQEDQSEALGEELQRFWDREVRHATKELLEPKLTRVLIKCYGRSYAMAGIFVFFLETIKVIQPLLLGKIIIFFENGDPDDQRSLGMAYVYAAAMSISTFGLTILQHLYYYHVLRTGMRIRVAMCHMIYRKALRLSAESMGQTTTGQIVNLLSNDVNRFDEITLNLHYLWVGPLQAAVIIVFLWYEIGASCLGGVAAIALMMPIQTWFGKLFGIFRSKTAVLTDNRIRIMNEVVSGIRIIKMYAWEKPFSALVTEVRRKEIHQILKSSYLRGLNMASFFASSKITVFVTFTVYALLGNTITASSVFVTASLYGTIKLTVTLFFPLAIEKLSETVVSIRRIKNFLLLEELESKNLALPLEGKMENAIEIEALTCYWDKSLDAPSLHNVSITAKSHQLLTVIGPVGAGKSSLLSAILGELPHDTGTLKVRGQISYAAQQPWVFPGTIRSNILFGKQLNPKKYERILRACALKKDLQLFPDGDLTLIGDRGATLSGGQKARVNLARAVYEDADIYLLDDPLSAVDAEVGKHLFEQCICGLLKNKCRILVTHQLQHLRTADQILVLKEGHIMVQGTYSELQSSGLDIVSLLRSDEEAHSVGSCSVDPEKLSLRSQWTIRSQGSHCSSSSLLLPDSSCTDQLPVEVAQTITEETRAEGNVSGHVYLKYFTAGCNTLVLMVIILLSIIAEVAYILQDWWLVYWAGEEFSNSTATAVSVDSGMNVTSSVRKFDLTFYLSIYSGLTAAAVVFGFARSLVIFHGLVRSAQTLHNSMFSAVLHTPVSFFDVNPIGRILNRFSKDVSQMDSMLPITFVDFYQLFLQNAGVIAVAASVIPLILIPVVPLLLVFLYLRSFYLRTSRDVKRLESTTRSPVFSHLSLSLQGLSTIRALKAEERLKKAFDAHQDLHSEAWFLFLMTSRWFALRLDSICSIFITLTAFGCVLLRHGLEAGEVGLVLTYAVTLIGNFQWTVRQSAEVENMMTSVERVVEYTELKSEAPLETQQRPPSDWPSQGMITFDRVNFFYSKDGPPVLKDINATFQAKEKVGIVGRTGAGKSSLVSALFRLAEPQGKIYIDGVVTSEIGLHDLRQKMSIIPQDPVLFTDSVRKNLDPFNQRTDEDLWKALEEVQMKSVVEELPGKLETVLAESGSNFSVGQRQLLCLARAVLRKNRILIIDEATANVDPRTDELIQKTIREKFRDCTVLTIAHRLNTIIDSDRILVLDSGTIQELDSPFALLQNKEGALYKMVQEMGQAEAAALLESAGRQKLNCDVE, from the exons ATGACCATGGAGGTGACAAGCACGGGCGGCAGCCACAACCCGCTGGCAACTGCAAGCTTTTTTTCAAGAGTCTTTTTGTG CTGGTTAACCCCTTTGCTGCAGCTTGGCCAAAAGCGAAGGCTTGAGGAAAATGACATGTATAGCATCCTTCAAGAGGATCAATCTGAAGCCCTGGGAGAGGAGCTACAGAG ATTTTGGGACCGTGAAGTTAGACATGCTACAAAGGAACTCCTGGAGCCAAAACTCACCAGAGTCCTTATAAAATGCTATGGAAGGTCCTATGCAATGGCTgggatatttgtttttttcctg GAGACAATCAAAGTGATCCAGCCACTTCTTCTGGGGAAGATAATCATTTTCTTTGAGAATGGTGACCCTGATGATCAGAGAAGTCTTGGCATGGCGTATGTTTACGCTGCTGCGATGTCCATCTCCACATTTGGACTGACTATCCTCCAACATCTCTACTACTATCATGTCCTAAGAACAGGCATGAGGATTAGAGTGGCTATGTGTCACATGATCTACAGGAAG GCTCTCAGACTCAGTGCTGAATCCATGGGACAAACAACCACTGGGCAAATAGTGAACCTCCTTTCAAATGATGTTAATCGTTTCGATGAG ATTACACTTAATCTGCACTACCTGTGGGTGGGACCTCTCCAAGCAGCGGTGATCATTGTTTTCCTTTGGTATGAGATCGGTGCCTCGTGCCTGGGAGGTGTAGCAGCCATCGCACTCATGATGCCGATACAGACCTGGTTTGGAAAACTCTTTGGCATCTTCAG GAGCAAGACAGCAGTCCTTACTGACAACAGAATCCGTATCATGAATGAAGTGGTGTCTGGTATCAGGATAATCAAGATGTATGCCTGGGAGAAACCGTTCTCAGCCCTGGTGACTGAAGTCAGAAG GAAAGAAATTCATCAGATATTAAAAAGCTCCTACCTGCGAGGACTCAACATGGCTTCATTCTTTGCCAGCAGCAAGATCACAGTGTTTGTCACCTTCACTGTCTACGCCCTCCTGGGCAACACCATCACTGCCAGCAGTGTGTTTGTCACTGCATCCCTGTATGGTACAATTAAGCTCACAGTGACCCTGTTCTTTCCTCTGGCCATTGAGAAATTGTCAGAGACTGTTGTAAGCATTCGCAGAATTAAG AATTTTCTCCTCCTGGAAGAGCTGGAAAGCAAAAATCTCGCACTGCCTTTGGAGGGAAAAATGGAGAACGCTATTGAAATTGAGGCACTGACCTGCTACTGGGATAAG agtTTGGATGCACCATCTCTGCACAATGTTTCCATCACAGCAAAGTCACACCAGCTTCTCACAGTGATCGGACCAGTGGGGGCCGGAAAG TCATCTCTGCTCAGTGCTATCCTGGGAGAGCTGCCTCATGACACAGGCACattaaaggtcagaggtcaaataagCTATGCAGCCCAGCAGCCCTGGGTGTTCCCTGGAACCATCCGCAGCAACATCCTGTTCGGGAAACAACTGAATCCTAAAAAGTATGAGAGGATCCTCAGAGCCTGTGCTCTGAAGAAG gacctgcagctgttCCCAGATGGAGATCTGACTCTGATCGGGGACAGAGGGGCCACACTCAGTGGGGGACAGAAAGCTCGTGTCAACCTAGCAAG GGCTGTATATGAGGATGCAGACATCTACCTCCTGGATGACCCTTTAAGTGCTGTGGATGCAGAAGTTGGAAAACATCTTTTTGAGCA GTGTATCTGTGGCCTGCTGAAGAACAAGTGTCGTATCCTTGTCACACACCAGCTCCAGCATCTGAGGACAGCTGACCAGATCCTGGTCCTCAAGGAG GGTCATATCATGGTCCAGGGAACCTACAGTGAGCTGCAGTCCTCTGGCCTGGATATTGTGTCCCTGCTGAGAAGTGATGAGGAAGCACATTCAGTTGGGTCATGTTCGGTTGACCCAGAGAAACTGTCTTTACGCAGCCAGTGGACGATTCGCTCACAGGGGTCACACTGTTCTTCCAGCAGCCTCCTGCTACCAGACAGCAGCTGCACTGATCAGCTTCCT GTTGAAGTTGCTCAAACTATTACAGAAGAAACTCGAGCTGAAGGAAATGTTAGCGGCCATGTTTACCTTAAGTACTTCACAGCAGGCTGTAACACTTTGGTGTTAATGGTCATAATACTGCTCAGCATTATAGCTGAG GTTGCGTATATCCTGCAGGACTGGTGGCTGGTATATTG GGCAGGGGAGGAGTTTTCTAACAGCACAGCCACTGCTGTTAGCGTGGACAGTGGAATGAACGTTACTAGTTCAGTTCGAAAGTTTGATCTCACTTTTTACCTTAGTATTTATTCAG gtttgacagcagcagctgtggtCTTTGGTTTTGCCAGGAGTTTAGTGATATTTCATGGGCTGGTGAGATCAGCTCAGACTCTGCACAACAGCATGTTTAGTGCTGTGCTCCACACTCCTGTTAGCTTCTTTGATGTCAACCCCATAG GTCGAATACTCAACAGGTTTTCCAAAGATGTCAGCCAAATGGACTCCATGCTACCTATCACTTTTGTGGACTTCTATCAA ttgtttttacAGAATGCTGGCGTTATCGCGGTGGCAGCCTCAGTCATCCCTCTCATCCTCATCCCTGTTGTTCCTCTCCTATTAGTCTTTCTGTACTTGAGAAGCTTTTACCTCCGTACCTCACGTGATGTCAAACGTCTTGAGTCAACAA CTCGGAGTCCTGTCTTCTCCCACCTGTCCTTGTCTCTTCAGGGTCTTTCCACCATCAGAGCCCTCAAGGCTGAGGAGAGGTTAAAGAAGGCATTTGATGCCCATCAGGACCTGCATTCAG AGGCATGGTTTTTGTTCCTGATGACCTCCCGCTGGTTTGCACTACGCCTTGACAGTATTTGCTCCATATTCATCACTCTCACAGCATTCGGCTGCGTCTTACTCAGACATG GCCTGGAGGCTGGAGAGGTGGGCCTTGTGCTGACCTATGCTGTAACACTGATAGGAAACTTCCAGTGGACAGTGAGACAAAGTGCAGAGGTGGAGAACATG ATGACATCGGTGGAGAGGGTGGTGGAGTACACTGAGCTAAAGAGTGAAGCGCCCTTGGAAACTCAGCAGCGTCCTCCCTCTGATTGGCCGAGCCAAGGAATGATAACCTTTGATCGAGTGAACTTCTTCTACAGCAAGGATGGACCACCAGTCCTCAAAGACATCAACGCCACGTTTCAAGCCAAAGAGAAG GTCGGTATTGTGGGTAGAACAGGAGCGGGGAAAAGCTCTCTGGTCTCGGCTCTGTTCCGCCTGGCAGAGCCCCAGGGGAAGATCTACATCGACGGTGTTGTGACCTCTGAGATCGGCCTCCATGACCTGCGGCAGAAGATGTCCATCATTCCTCAG GACCCAGTTCTCTTTACTGACAGTGTGAGGAAGAACTTGGACCCTTTCAACCAGCGCACTGATGAAGACCTGTGGAAAGCTCTGGAAGAG GTACAGATGAAATCTGTGGTGGAGGAGCTGCCTGGGAAGCTGGAGACTGTCCTGGCTGAGTCAGGCTCCAACTTCAGCGTGGGCCAGAGGCAGCTGCTGTGCCTGGCCAGAGCAGTCCTGAGGAAGAACCGCATCCTCATCATCGACGAAGCCACGGCCAATGTGGACCCAAG GACAGATGAGCTGATCCAGAAAACCATTCGGGAAAAGTTCAGAGACTGCACTGTGCTCACCATCGCTCATCGCCTCAACACCATCATAGACAGTGACCGTATACTG GTGCTGGACAGTGGCACCATCCAGGAGCTGGACTCTCCTTTCGCACTGCTGCAAAACAAGGAGGGTGCTCTCTACAAGATGGTGCAAGAGATGGGTCAGGCTGAGGCAGCGGCTCTGCTAGAGTCAGCAGGAAG ACAGAAGTTAAACTGTGACGTGGAGTGA